From the Paenibacillus sp. MMS20-IR301 genome, the window TCGGGATCACCCGGCCCCGCACCGACGATATACACTTTAGGTTCCAGCAAGAGGCCCGTCATTTGCTCACCACCATCAGACTTAAGTACTCCAGCTCCTTGCCCCGCAAATCCCGGGCATCCCGCCATACTGTTTCATGCGGTGAGGTCACCTTGGTAACGACAGAGGCCTTGCCGGAGAGGCCCAGCTCATCCAGCACATCCAACAGCAGATCCAGCACCTTGGCTACCTTAAGGAAGACCACGGTCTCATGATGCAGCAGCGCTTCCTTCAGCGCCTCACGGTCAGCCGTAGCCGGAATGATCCCTACCCGCTGATCCCCGTCAGCGAGCGGCTGCTCCAGGGCTGCCGCTGCACCCAGCACCGAGGAGATGCCCGGAACTGAAACAACCGGTACCCCGGGATGAAGCTCCTGCATCAGCCGGGCCAAATGAATGAAGGTGCTGTAGAGATTCGGATCGCCCTCCGTCACAAAAGCCACATCCCGCCCCTGGCGCAGCTCTGCCCAGCACAGCTCCACCGTACGGTTCCAGCCGCTTGCCAGCAGCTCGGGATCCTTGGTCATCGGGAAAACAAGGCCCAGCATCACCGTTTCTTCCGGATTGACATGCAGCTCGATGATTTCATGAGCGTAGGATTTGCCACCTTTCTTGGTTGCTGGATAGGCTACCACCGGGCATTCCCGCAGCAGCCGGCAGGCTTTGAGCGTAATCAGCTCCGGGTCTCCAGGGCCGACTCCAACCCCGTACAAGGTTCCAAGACTCCGCGGTGCAAGCTGCTCCTCCGCCTTCACCATTTCCTCGTCCACGGCATCATAGAGCGCGCTTGCCGCCTGCATTGCCGCCTCTGCCAGCAGTGCTTCAGCTTCTTCTCCGGCTGCTTCCAAAGCCCCTTGTCCTGTAACGTTAGTTCTCATAGCTTCTTCCCCTTTCTCACCGGTTAATTTCATATTGATTTCGGATCCATATGTAAATAGAACACCATTACGCCTGCGTTTAAACAATGACGGACCTGGTGCGTCAAAATGATCACTGAATGCCCGGCGTCAGCGGCATCAGCCCTTCCGCCCGCTGATCACATAGACGGGATTCATTCCGTCAAACCGGGTCATGCCGAGTATCGGCTTGCCGCGTGACGCCTGCAGCATGGTTACTTCAGGGGCCAGCCCCGCTGTCCTCAGCGCTTCCATACTGCCATGCAGCGTCTCTACTGTAATCGCTCCCACTACAATCCGGCCTTCCGGCCGGAGC encodes:
- the cobI gene encoding precorrin-2 C(20)-methyltransferase, with the protein product MVKAEEQLAPRSLGTLYGVGVGPGDPELITLKACRLLRECPVVAYPATKKGGKSYAHEIIELHVNPEETVMLGLVFPMTKDPELLASGWNRTVELCWAELRQGRDVAFVTEGDPNLYSTFIHLARLMQELHPGVPVVSVPGISSVLGAAAALEQPLADGDQRVGIIPATADREALKEALLHHETVVFLKVAKVLDLLLDVLDELGLSGKASVVTKVTSPHETVWRDARDLRGKELEYLSLMVVSK